The Pukyongia salina genome segment CGTCTCCCTTCTCTATTCGAATATGGGGCGCGTTAAAGCGGCTGGAACCCCCGGTATGAAAATCGAGACAGTAATCCACATTGGGGATGATATGGGTCATCAGTTTGTAAGCAACCCGGGCGGCTAGTGAACCGGATTTACTGCCTGGAAAAGACCTGTTGAGGTCGCGCCCATCCGGAAATTCTCTTACCTTTTGTAAGAATCCAAAGATATTGATGATGGGTATGCAAATTGTAGTACCAATCTTGGGTTTGTTGATGCCTTTTGAAATTATTTGTCTCACGATCTCGATCCCATTAACTTCATCACCGTGGATCCCGGCAGTGAAGAGTACAGTTGGGCCTTCGTAGATCGATCTTTCAACAAAAATAGGCACATCGATGGGCGTGTTGGTGTGTAGTTTAGCAAAACTTAAATTGATCTCCTTGGAAGCGCCCGGAGGGATCACTTCTTTGAACAATTCGATATCCTGTGCTTTCTTTTTTGTCATCTGCGTTTATTTCGCTCTATGTAACTTATAATCTTGCTCGCTATGGAAATGCCCGTGGTGGTCTCTATACCTTCCAGTCCGGGGGTAGAATTCACCTCCAGCACCAGGGGTCCTCTTTCGCTTTGCAGAATGTCCACCCCACACACCCCCAGGCGAAGCGCTTTTGCAGCCCTAAGGGCACTATTTTCTTCTGCATAGGTTAATTCTACCAGATCTGAAGATCCACCGCGGTGAAGATTGGACCTAAATTCTCCCTCCTGGCTCTGTCGCTTCATTGCTGCTACTACTTTCCCATCAACAACGATCACCCTGAGGTCTGAACCTTTGGATTCGGCAATAAATTCCTGGATCACAAAACGAACTTTTGCAGTTAACAACGTTTCTATTGTTGATACTGCCGAA includes the following:
- a CDS encoding succinylglutamate desuccinylase/aspartoacylase family protein — encoded protein: MTKKKAQDIELFKEVIPPGASKEINLSFAKLHTNTPIDVPIFVERSIYEGPTVLFTAGIHGDEVNGIEIVRQIISKGINKPKIGTTICIPIINIFGFLQKVREFPDGRDLNRSFPGSKSGSLAARVAYKLMTHIIPNVDYCLDFHTGGSSRFNAPHIRIEKGDDQLTELAGIFNAPFILQSKNLNKSFRNACRKKGVPMLLFEGGKSNYIDNVVSNTGVNGSKRVLHHLGMLRSNFKVSSPRKNSVTITNSMWVRAHASGMFKPAVKVGSQVKRGEVIGHITDPYGKIHYWIKSSNEGYVFNVNEAPLVYQGDALFHISTGVS